One region of Vigna angularis cultivar LongXiaoDou No.4 chromosome 10, ASM1680809v1, whole genome shotgun sequence genomic DNA includes:
- the LOC108335459 gene encoding pentatricopeptide repeat-containing protein At1g59720, chloroplastic/mitochondrial, with protein MSPKDGAFWKAQQSLVRLLKQCSSMKQLKEMQGRVVQSGFHKTPLVVGKIIEFCAVSGHGDINYAVRVFERIDKPDAFMLNTMIRGFGMTGQPEKAIILFRRMLLGEFDVVAVDTFTFSFILKIIGGLRSVTLGKQLHCNILKLGLQTHTYVRNSLIHMYGMAKDIETAHHLFEEIPNADLVAWNSIINCHVHCGNYKPALHLFAKMLRSGLQPDHATLVVTLSACGAIGALDFGRRIHYSLVQKHTNLCENISVSNSLIDMYAKCGAVEEAYHIFSSMKMKNVISWNVMILGLASHGNGEEALALFTKMLQQNVERPNDVTFLGVLSACSHGGLIDEGRQCIDIMDRYYNIQPTIKHYGCMVDLLGRAGLVDDAYNLIKNMPVECNAIVWRTLLAACRLHGNVQLGEKIRNHLLELEPDDHSSDYVLLANVYASTGQWNEMSKERILMQKRRIQKPQPGNSFIGIPGLALEKETIETLL; from the coding sequence ATGAGTCCCAAAGACGGAGCATTTTGGAAGGCTCAACAAAGTCTTGTGAGACTTTTGAAGCAGTGTTCGAGCATGAAGCAGTTGAAGGAGATGCAGGGTCGTGTAGTCCAGAGTGGCTTCCATAAGACGCCGCTTGTGGTGGGAAAGATCATTGAGTTTTGCGCGGTTTCAGGCCATGGAGATATTAATTACGCTGTCAGGGTTTTTGAAAGAATCGATAAACCCGATGCGTTTATGTTGAACACCATGATCAGGGGCTTTGGGATGACTGGCCAACCAGAGAAGGCCATTATCTTGTTCAGGAGAATGCTGCTGGGAGAATTTGATGTGGTAGCAGTTGACACTTTTACATtctctttcattcttaaaaTCATTGGCGGATTGAGATCAGTCACACTGGGAAAGCAACTGCATTGCAACATCCTTAAACTTGGACTCCAAACTCATACTTACGTCAGAAATTCTCTGATTCACATGTACGGTATGGCGAAGGACATAGAAACCGCTCACCACCTGTTCGAGGAAATTCCAAATGCAGATTTAGTGGCTTGGAACTCTATCATAAATTGTCACGTGCATTGTGGGAACTATAAGCCGGCTCTCCATCTGTTTGCTAAAATGCTGCGGAGTGGCCTGCAACCGGATCACGCCACTCTGGTAGTGACCCTCTCAGCGTGTGGTGCAATAGGAGCCCTCGATTTTGGGAGGCGAATCCATTATTCTCTTGTACAAAAGCATACAAACCTTTGTGAGAATATATCGGTCTCCAATTCCCTAATTGACATGTATGCAAAGTGTGGAGCAGTGGAAGAAGCCTACCACATATTTAGCAGCatgaaaatgaagaatgtgatttCATGGAATGTCATGATTCTCGGTCTTGCGTCGCATGGTAACGGAGAGGAAGCATTAGCGCTTTTCACAAAGATGTTACAACAGAATGTGGAGAGGCCGAATGATGTTACCTTCTTGGGGGTTCTAAGTGCTTGTAGCCATGGAGGATTGATTGATGAAGGTAGACAATGTATTGATATTATGGACAGATATTATAACATCCAACCCACAATAAAGCACTATGGGTGCATGGTGGACCTTTTGGGCCGAGCTGGTTTAGTTGATGATGCATACAATTTGATAAAGAACATGCCAGTGGAGTGCAATGCAATTGTATGGAGGACTTTGTTAGCTGCGTGTCGACTTCATGGAAATGTTCAACTGGGTGAGAAGATAAGGAACCATCTGTTGGAATTGGAACCTGATGATCATAGCAGTGATTATGTTCTTCTTGCAAACGTGTATGCTAGCACCGGTCAATGGAATGAAATGTCCAAAGAAAGAATATTAATGCAGAAAAGGCGAATTCAGAAACCACAGCCTGGAAATAGCTTCATCGGAATTCCTGGATTGGCGTTGGAGAAAGAGACTATTGAAACATTGTTATAA
- the LOC108335362 gene encoding probable RNA-dependent RNA polymerase 1, with protein MCKTIRMHGFPATVSAEEVRKFLEQNTGPKTVHAVEVEQFKEEDPTTQVNVKFTDKKSVETILLLVTQHLSYGVHVLNATEIERDLLPKQRNFSHSMDDIAVHFGCQTSKNKLSVLWEHPSASIKFGSRLRKMYIFFHYLSVDYKLQISSESVSRIELHHSDDLTKKLLLFQLRNAPLIYEKNVSKSKYFKEACDNHWFRGVDFTPSCSIGQSSTLCFELPKSVEVPNFNQHYRNYNEVDDSVFTLERRHLGFSSYFNFVPIVPEGFNLPYKILFKINSLIQHGCLPVLAIDDNFFQLVDPGKVKLEYIESALHTLDQIKACCYEPAQWLEKQYKKYSENSALPVSSAISLDDGLVYVHRVQVTPSKIYFCGPEVNLSNRVLRNYSEDTDNFLRVSFLDEDMDKLHSSDLVADMDRETKLHERVLATLKNGIEIGDKKFEFLAFSPSQLRDNSVWMVASRTGLTASDIRKWMGEFHEIRNVAKYAARLGQSFSSSRETVSVGRHEIKIIPDIEFRRGETKYCFSDGIGKISYELAQEVAEKCGCGDNTPSAFQIRYGGYKGVVAVDPTSSTKLSLRKSMCKYKSENTKLDVLAWSKYKPCYLNRQIIALLSTLGVQDRVFRKKQREVLNQLKMLSRSPLMVLDYMSTGEIAKVLKEMLICGFHPIKEPFLSMMLQTLYASKLQELQLKTRILVKKGRALLGCLDETRTLKYGEVFVQIAHQRNKQNLAMSSLSSNRNASNKSKHIVKGKVVVAKNPCLHPGDVRVLRAVDVPSLHHMVDCVVFPQKGRRPHPNECSGSDLDGDVYFVSWDPDLIPPRQENPMDHAASPAVNVDHDVTLQEVQEYFAHYIVKDRLGIVASAHMVFADKDPQKAMSPACIELAKLHSVAVDFAKSGVPAEIPQHLRVEEYPDFMEKADRPSYQSNSIIGKLYREVKNVAQHKSLSKPFTRRVARQSYDRDMEIDGFEKYTASASEYKNMYDFKLGNLMDYYGIETEAEIISGNILKMPKSFSERKDLEGINHAVMSLRKEARSWFNVMIKNKSSNSQADDDAYAIASAWYHVTYHPRYWGSYNQGLNRDHFLSFPWCVHDTLMQIKKDKIRQRTFTMNHWKLLKLIPLLLLFFLLWIIVPYLRT; from the exons ATGTGCAAGACAATTCGAATGCATGGATTCCCAGCTACAGTGTCAGCTGAAGAGGTGAGGAAATTTTTGGAACAAAATACAGGCCCTAAAACTGTTCATGCTGTAGAGGTTGAGCAGTTCAAAGAAGAAGATCCTACCACACAAGTTAATGTTAAATTTACAGATAAAAAAAGTGTTGAAACAATCTTGCTCTTAGTTACTCAACACCTATCATACGGTGTCCATGTTTTAAATGCTACAGAAATAGAACGTGACCTTTTGCCAAAGCAGAGAAACTTTTCTCACAGCATGGATGACATAGCAGTGCACTTTGGATGTCAAACATCCAAAAACAAACTCAGTGTACTCTGGGAACATCCAAGTGCTTCAATCAAATTCGGTTCCAGACTGAGAAAGatgtatatatttttccatTATTTGTCAGTGGATTATAAGCTGCAGATTTCTTCTGAGAGTGTGTCACGAATTGAGCTGCATCACTCAGATGATTTAACCAAGAAGCTTCTCCTTTTCCAG TTACGCAACGCTCCTCTGATCTATGAGAAAAATGTATCCAAAAGCAAATATTTTAAGGAGGCTTGTGACAACCATTGGTTTCGAGGAGTAGATTTTACCCCATCATGCAGCATTGGACAATCTTCTACTTTATGTTTTGAGCTTCCAAAAAGTGTTGAAGTTCCAAACTTCAATCAGCACTATCGTAATTATAATGAAGTTGATGACAGTGTCTTTACTCTTGAGAGAAGACACCTTGGTTTCTCTTCTTACTTCAATTTTGTCCCCATTGTTCCTGAAGGCTTCAACTTGCCTTACAAAATTTTGTTCAAAATCAACTCACTAATTCAGCACGGTTGTCTTCCTGTTCTGGCAATTGACGACAACTTTTTTCAACTGGTTGACCCTGGAAAAGTAAAGCTTGAATATATAGAAAGTGCCCTGCATACATTAGATCAAATAAAAGCATGCTGCTATGAACCTGCGCAATGGTTGGAGAAACAATATAAGAAATACTCAGAAAATAGTGCACTTCCAGTATCTAGTGCTATTTCATTGGATGATGGGTTGGTCTATGTGCATAGAGTACAAGTAACTCcatccaaaatatatttctgtGGTCCTGAAGTGAACCTTTCTAACCGGGTTTTGCGCAACTATTCTGAAGACACTGATAACTTTCTTCGTGTTTCTTTCCTTGATGAAGACATGGATAAACTTCATTCATCAGATTTGGTTGCAGACATGGACAGAGAAACAAAGCTTCATGAGAGGGTGCTGGCAACACTTAAAAATGGCATAGAAATTGGTGATAAGAAATTTGAGTTTCTTGCCTTCTCACCAAGTCAGTTGCGGGATAACTCTGTGTGGATGGTTGCATCAAGAACTGGACTTACTGCATCTGATATAAGAAAGTGGATGGGAGAGTTTCATGAAATTAGAAATGTGGCCAAATATGCAGCAAGGCTGGGGCAATCATTCAGTTCTTCCAGGGAAACAGTGAGCGTTGGCAgacatgaaattaaaattattcctGATATAGAATTTAGAAGGGGTGAAACCAAATACTGTTTCTCTGATGGAATTGGGAAGATATCTTATGAATTAGCTCAAGAAGTGGCTGAGAAATGTGGTTGTGGGGATAATACTCCATCTGCATTTCAAATCAGATATGGAGGGTACAAAGGTGTTGTTGCTGTTGATCCTACCTCATCAACTAAACTGTCCTTAAGAAAGAGCATGTGCAAGTACAAGTCAGAAAACACAAAATTAGATGTTTTGGCATGGAGCAAATACAAACCTTGTTACCTTAATCGTCAAATAATAGCCCTCTTGTCCACCCTGGGGGTCCAGGACCGAGTCTTCAGAAAGAAACAAAGAGAGGTCCTTAATCAACTTAAAATGCTATCAAGAAGTCCCTTGATGGTATTAGATTATATGTCCACAGGAGAGATTGCAAAGGTTTTAAAGGAAATGCTCATTTGTGGCTTTCATCCAATTAAGGAACCATTTCTCTCCATGATGTTGCAAACATTATATGCATCAAAATTACAGGAATTGCAGCTCAAAACTAGGATACTTGTTAAGAAGGGAAGAGCATTGTTAGGATGCTTGGATGAAACTAGAACTCTAAAATATGGAGAGGTATTCGTGCAGATAGCTCACCAAAGAAATAAGCAAAATCTTGCTATGTCCTCTCTTTCTTCTAACAGAAATGCATCCAACAAAAGCAAACATATTGTTAAGGGAAAGGTAGTAGTTGCCAAAAACCCTTGTCTGCACCCGGGAGATGTGAGAGTTTTAAGAGCAGTGGATGTACCTTCTCTGCATCATATGGTGGACTGTGTTGTTTTTCCACAGAAGGGGAGAAG aCCACATCCTAATGAATGTTCTGGAAGTGACTTGGATGGAGATGTCTACTTTGTCAGTTGGGACCCTGATCTTATTCCTCCTCGTCAGGAAAATCCCATGGATCATGCAGCATCACCAGCTGTGAATGTGGATCATGATGTTACATTACAG GAAGTTCAGGAGTATTTTGCTCACTACATAGTTAAAGACAGGTTGGGCATTGTTGCAAGTGCACACATGGTGTTTGCTGATAAGGATCCTCAAAAGGCAATGAGCCCTGCATGTATTGAGCTTGCAAAGCTACACTCAGTTGCCGTTGATTTTGCAAAATCTGGTGTGCCAGCAGAAATTCCACAACATCTACGCGTGGAAGAGTATCCAGATTTCATGGAAAAGGCAGACAGACCAAGTTACCAATCAAATAGCATAATAGGAAAGCTGTATCGTGAGGTGAAGAATGTTGCACAGCACAAGAGTCTCAGCAAACCCTTCACAAGAAGAGTGGCAAGGCAATCATACGACCGTGACATGGAGATTGATGGCTTTGAGAAGTACACAGCTAGTGCCAGTGAATACaagaatatgtatgacttcaaGTTGGGGAACCTAATGGATTACTATGGCATAGAAACAGAAGCAGAAATTATCAGTGGCAATATATTGAAAATGCCAAAATCATTCAGTGAAAGAAAGGACTTGGAAGGAATTAATCATGCTGTGATGTCTCTAAGAAAGGAAGCTAGAAGCTGGTTCAATGTGATGATAAAAAACAAGTCATCAAATTCTCAAGCTGATGATGATGCCTATGCAATAGCATCAGCTTGGTACCATGTTACATATCATCCTAGGTATTGGGGATCCTACAATCAAGGGCTAAACAGGGATCATTTCCTCAGTTTCCCATGGTGTGTGCATGACACTCTTATGCAGATAAAGAAGGACAAAATCAGACAGAGAACTTTTACCATGAATCACTGGAAATTACTGAAACTGATTCCACTATTACtgcttttcttccttttgtgGATAATAGTGCCTTATCTAAGGACTTGA